GATGACCGCAGAGCCACCAATGGAAAACGCGACGGGAAAGCCCGAAAGGATGCCTGCGAACAAACACAGGAACACGATAATCAGGCCAATTTCGACGCCATCAAGTCCGAAGAGCATAAGGGTTCTGCCTTTGAATTAGTGAATTTCGGCCACGAGTTCGGCTTGCGCGTCACCCAAACTGTCTTTGTCGAGGTATTTGCCCGCGCTGTCGGGCCCCTCTTTCCACTCGAGATACGAGCGGTAAAAGAACGCAACGGCCTGCAACATCACCATCAACGTGAAGGCCACAAGCAGAACCTTGAACAGAAAATAGGCGTTAAAGCCGTTCGGGCTAAAGCCGATGGTCTCAACGTTCCAGCGCAGGGCGCGCGCCTTGGTCACCAGACGCTCCAGCGTGTCAGAGGCCGACGGATTGGGCACGACCAGGTGGCGCCACATGAAGAACCAGCCATACATCCACGTCAGCACCGCCGCCGGAACCATGAAGAACAGGCTGCCAAACATGTCGATGATACGCTTTTTGCCGTGGCTGACGGCAGCATAGACAAGATCGACGCGCACATGCCCGCCCTGCACGAATGTGTAGGTCGCACAGAGGGTCACAACCAAGGCGTTATAGAACTTGAGCTCCTCGGCCCACCAACTGACGTCCTTGGTAAAGACGGCGCCAAAGCCAAGGCTGATTTCAGCGACCGCAAAGACCCGCTGCATAAAGATGATCACGATCTGTTGCAGCACCATCAACAGGCCTGCCCAGGCGAAAAAGCGCCCGACCGAATTGGCGAACCCTTCGAGGACGCGCACGCAGCCCCACATAAACCGGTTCCGGAACAACCCGACCGTGGTCACGATCAGGAACAGCACAAAGACCGCAAAGAACAGCTCCACGGAGGCACCGTAATAGATGAACCGCATCAGCGATTCCTTGTCCTCGGTCGTGTTGGCCCATGACAGCCAGTCCAGCCAGGACGCCGGGTGGGTGATCGCAAAGATGATGTTATAAATGGCTTCGATCAGATTGCCAAAAAACCAGCCCAAGGCCCCGTAGGCCTCGAGGGCGGTGATTTTCTGGATCAGCCATGTGTCATACACCGGCCAAAATCCTGTCAGGACTTCTTCTTCCATCTGGCTCGTGCCCCCAAATCTGGAAATTCACACCGCGCCACACAGCCCTAAGACCCGGTTGCGCGAAACCAGCCCCCACCGCGTCTGGCGGGGGCTGGAGGTCTTGGCTTGCCTGTCGGCTTAGCCGTAGATCCGTGTGCGCTGGTCGGTAAACGCCTGATCCGACTGGCGGATCCAAGCAGAGGACGAGGCAACCGACGTATCAAAGCTCGCGCGGATACGGGCATAAAGCTCGTCACCCATGAACTCGTCGAGCGCGCCTTTCGCGCCGACTGCAAAGGCATCCCAGATATCGTCGCTGAACTGCAAGACTTTGGTGCCGCCCGAAACCAGACGGGCCAGCGCCGCACCGTTGTTGGCGTGCGATTGCATCAGGCTCCACTGGTGGGTGGCTGCTGCTGCGGTCTCGACGATCGACTGATGCTCGGGGGACAGGCTGTCCCAAACATCGCGGTTGAACGATGCGGTCAGGGCCGAACCCGGCTCGTGCATGCCGCCTGTGTAGTAGAATTCACAGACTTCCTGCAGGCCAAGACGCTCGTCGGCAAACGGGCCGATCCACTCGGCGCCATCAATCGCGCCGGACGACAGCGCCTGATAGATTTCGCCACCGGGCACGTTTTGCACCGACGCACCGGTCAGGCCCAGCGCCTTGCCACCAAGGCCGGGCATACGGAACTTAAGACCCTGAAGGTCATCGGCCGAGTTGATTTCCTTGCGGAACCAGCCACCGGGCTGCGCGCCGGTATTGCCTGCGAAGAACGACTTGAGGCCGAAAATCTCGCCCAGTTCGTCGTGCAGTTCGGCACCGCCGTCTTGATAATACCAGGTTGCCAGTTCCTGCGCAGTCGCGCCGAAAGGCACAGCCGTGAAGAAATAGAAACCGGGGTGCTGGCCGCCAAAGTAGTAGTCAGCCGAGTGGTAGATATCGGCCTGCCCTGCGGACACGGCATCAAACACCTCGAAGGCACCCACAAGCGAACCTGCCGGCTTTTTGTCGATGGTCAGCGCGCCACCGGTGCCAGCCGTTACCAGTTCGGCAAAATGCACGGCCGCATCGTCGAACACGGCGAATCCGTCAGGAACGGACGTGACCATTGTC
This portion of the Octadecabacter sp. SW4 genome encodes:
- a CDS encoding TRAP transporter small permease subunit — its product is MEEEVLTGFWPVYDTWLIQKITALEAYGALGWFFGNLIEAIYNIIFAITHPASWLDWLSWANTTEDKESLMRFIYYGASVELFFAVFVLFLIVTTVGLFRNRFMWGCVRVLEGFANSVGRFFAWAGLLMVLQQIVIIFMQRVFAVAEISLGFGAVFTKDVSWWAEELKFYNALVVTLCATYTFVQGGHVRVDLVYAAVSHGKKRIIDMFGSLFFMVPAAVLTWMYGWFFMWRHLVVPNPSASDTLERLVTKARALRWNVETIGFSPNGFNAYFLFKVLLVAFTLMVMLQAVAFFYRSYLEWKEGPDSAGKYLDKDSLGDAQAELVAEIH
- a CDS encoding TRAP transporter substrate-binding protein; protein product: MDRRSFLKTSALGGTAAAATTLAAPAYAQGNRTLTMVTSVPDGFAVFDDAAVHFAELVTAGTGGALTIDKKPAGSLVGAFEVFDAVSAGQADIYHSADYYFGGQHPGFYFFTAVPFGATAQELATWYYQDGGAELHDELGEIFGLKSFFAGNTGAQPGGWFRKEINSADDLQGLKFRMPGLGGKALGLTGASVQNVPGGEIYQALSSGAIDGAEWIGPFADERLGLQEVCEFYYTGGMHEPGSALTASFNRDVWDSLSPEHQSIVETAAAATHQWSLMQSHANNGAALARLVSGGTKVLQFSDDIWDAFAVGAKGALDEFMGDELYARIRASFDTSVASSSAWIRQSDQAFTDQRTRIYG